In Streptomyces qaidamensis, one DNA window encodes the following:
- a CDS encoding ABC transporter ATP-binding protein, whose translation MSTTDTRVAPATLRTTTGREAARWVAGHCRAMPGLSAATVLTTVAGAALQVLPVLLLGRVVDGVVGGEDRSVLVTIGVLIGAAALLGAAATAVSTYLIGRLGADLLALLREGAVRAVLGMPSARIEQVGRGDVLSRVGDDVAVISKGIRTAVPTVFSAGVLVVIATLGMFGLDWRLGLAGAGALPAYALALRWYLPRSAPLYRKQRVAQADRAQAFISGLNGIDTVRAYRLEGAFREKVTTESWRVRELGIEVFRFFGRFVGRENRAEFIGLVLILVVGYALLEADAASLGEVSAAPLLFHRLFTPLGAIMFTFDEAQKSGASLTRLVGVLGESAEERLVGDESVTAAGAGAYPVTVEGLTFRYPGSEEPVLRDVDLTIPAGGSLALVGATGAGKTTLAALIAGIGTPEAGSVRIGTTDLSGLDEAGARALVSILTQETHVFSGPLADDLRLSAPGASDAELMDALRTVGAEGWVSALPDGLNTPVGEGGERLDVTKVAQIALARLVLGRAPVVVLDESTAEAGSEGAAELERAVLAACAGRTTLFVAHRLTQAMAADRIAVLDAGRVVEQGTHEELVALGGRYARLWRAWREGS comes from the coding sequence GTGAGCACCACCGATACGCGCGTCGCCCCGGCGACCCTGCGCACGACGACCGGGCGCGAGGCAGCCCGCTGGGTCGCGGGACACTGCCGCGCCATGCCCGGGCTCTCGGCCGCGACCGTGCTCACCACGGTCGCGGGGGCGGCGCTCCAGGTGCTCCCGGTGCTCCTGCTCGGCCGGGTGGTCGACGGGGTCGTCGGGGGCGAGGACCGTTCGGTCCTGGTCACGATCGGGGTACTGATCGGTGCCGCCGCGCTGCTCGGCGCGGCGGCCACCGCGGTCTCCACCTACCTGATCGGACGGCTGGGCGCGGATCTGCTCGCGCTGCTGCGCGAAGGCGCCGTCCGGGCGGTGCTCGGCATGCCGAGCGCGCGGATCGAGCAGGTCGGCCGGGGAGACGTGCTCTCCCGTGTCGGTGACGACGTGGCCGTCATCTCCAAGGGCATCCGCACGGCCGTCCCCACGGTGTTCTCGGCGGGCGTGCTGGTCGTCATCGCCACGCTCGGCATGTTCGGCCTCGACTGGCGGCTCGGCCTGGCCGGCGCCGGCGCGCTGCCCGCGTACGCGCTGGCACTGCGCTGGTACCTGCCCCGGTCCGCCCCGCTCTACCGTAAGCAGCGCGTGGCCCAGGCCGACCGGGCCCAGGCGTTCATCAGCGGCCTGAACGGCATCGACACGGTGCGCGCCTACCGACTGGAGGGTGCCTTCCGCGAGAAGGTCACCACCGAGTCGTGGCGGGTGCGCGAGCTCGGGATCGAGGTGTTCCGGTTCTTCGGCCGGTTCGTCGGCCGGGAGAACCGCGCCGAGTTCATCGGCCTGGTCCTGATCCTCGTGGTGGGGTACGCCCTGCTGGAGGCCGACGCGGCCAGCCTGGGCGAGGTGTCGGCGGCCCCGCTGCTGTTCCACCGGCTGTTCACCCCGCTGGGCGCCATCATGTTCACCTTCGACGAGGCGCAGAAGTCGGGCGCGAGCCTGACCCGCCTGGTCGGGGTCCTGGGGGAGTCCGCCGAGGAGCGGCTGGTCGGGGACGAGTCCGTCACGGCGGCCGGGGCCGGGGCGTACCCGGTGACGGTCGAGGGGCTGACGTTCCGTTACCCCGGCTCCGAGGAACCGGTGCTGCGGGACGTGGACCTGACGATCCCGGCCGGCGGGTCCCTCGCCCTGGTCGGCGCGACGGGCGCGGGCAAGACGACCCTGGCCGCGCTGATCGCCGGTATCGGCACCCCGGAGGCCGGCTCGGTGCGCATCGGGACGACGGACCTGTCCGGTCTGGACGAGGCCGGGGCGCGGGCTTTGGTGAGCATCCTGACGCAGGAGACGCACGTGTTCTCCGGCCCGCTCGCCGACGACCTGCGGCTGTCCGCGCCGGGGGCGAGCGACGCCGAGCTGATGGACGCCTTGCGCACGGTCGGTGCGGAGGGCTGGGTCAGCGCGCTGCCCGACGGGCTGAACACCCCGGTGGGCGAGGGCGGTGAGCGCCTGGACGTCACCAAGGTCGCCCAGATCGCCCTGGCGCGGCTGGTGCTGGGCCGGGCGCCGGTGGTGGTGCTCGACGAGTCGACCGCGGAGGCCGGCAGCGAGGGAGCCGCCGAGCTGGAGCGTGCCGTACTGGCCGCGTGTGCCGGCCGGACCACGCTGTTCGTGGCGCACCGGCTGACCCAGGCGATGGCCGCGGACCGGATCGCCGTGCTCGACGCGGGACGCGTCGTGGAGCAGGGGACGCACGAGGAGCTGGTGGCTCTGGGCGGCCGGTACGCACGACTGTGGCGGGCCTGGCGAGAGGGTAGTTAG